Proteins encoded together in one Colius striatus isolate bColStr4 chromosome 3, bColStr4.1.hap1, whole genome shotgun sequence window:
- the CFAP97 gene encoding cilia- and flagella-associated protein 97 isoform X2: protein MNRFEGISDSEVDHAFFDSDVEEEKKKAEENSECKEKGRTKAALAEENGKCVEKESTKAALAEENGKCVEKESTKAALAEENGKCIEKESTKAALADSDLVSNSKGAKCCERKSEEKQKDFQKDQSLEKSIDHFGNASSLSVSPVAENAGTSGVTPATSRGTQENVPAGIPKIVKEGEEDYYTDEEDSSDDGKTQKVRLKSSKQSNNTKKVSKKYTTISSSSSSSSSSSSSSSSSSSSETDCSDTDSDSCLSNSSHSSSKRNACRNALLPPKQKLKSTMKSTEGKPKLGDYLEESEDTVTDVTPLSTPDISPIQSFELAASNDKKLKVKRQDNVNQELYDSEFDRRYSRKVLHDAMDLNQLLKAFLDLEKKEPKLTMYQPPRRIRKNYSFTNEEVRKIDRENQRLLKRLTGQCAKPRSSTLKKSSVPPPKLYHSALNRQKEQQRIERENLAFLKRLESVKPTPGMRRSEQLMDYQRQMSYLSSSPSVRRGKSAFSQLSPTSTSRASGVASPMNQRKEEPVLDSASGALQRPKPTSARAAWL, encoded by the exons ATGAATCGATTTGAAGGTATATCAGACAGTGAAGTGGATCATGCTTTCTTTGACAGTGATgttgaagaggagaaaaagaaggctgaagaaaacagtgaatgtaaagagaaaggaagaacaaaagcagCTCTTGCTGAAGAAAATGGTAAATGTGTAGAGAAAGAAAGTACAAAAGCAGCTCTTGCTGAAGAAAATGGTAAATGTGTAGAGAAAGAAAGTACAAAAGCAGCTCTTGCTGAAGAAAATGGTAAATGTATAGAGAAAGAAAGTACAAAAGCAGCTCTTGCAGACTCTGATTTAGTTTCTAATTCAAAGGGTGCAAAGTGTtgtgagaggaaaagtgaagaaaagcagaaagatttcCAGAAGGATCAGTCTTTAGAAAAGAGCATAGATCATTTTGGTAATGCTTCATCTTTGTCAGTTTCTCCAGTTGCAGAGAATGCAGGTACATCTGGAGTGACACCTGCAACAAGTAGAGGAACACAGGAAAATGTTCCTGCTGGAATCCCCAAAATAGTTAAAGAAGGTGAAGAAGATTATTATACAGATGAAGAAGATAGTAGTGACGATGGCAAAACCCAGAAGGTTAGACTAAAGTCATCTAAGCAGtcaaacaacacaaaaaaggTTAGCAAAAAATACACTACTATCagctcctcctcttcttcttcgtcctcctcctcatcttcctcatcttcatcctcaagCTCAGAAACTGATTGTTCTGATACAGATTCTGATAGCTGTTTATCAAATTCATCTCATTCTTCCTCAAAGAGGAATGCTTGTAGGAATGCTCTTCTGCCTCCAAAACAAAAATTGAAGTCAACAATGAAATcaacagaaggaaaaccaaaacttGGTGACTATTTGGAGGAGTCTGAAGACACAGTGACTGATGTAACACCTTTGTCAACTCCAGACATCAGTCCTATCCAGTCTTTTGAACTTGCAGCATCAAATGATAAGAAACTGAAAGTAAAAAGACAAGATAACGTGAACCAAGAATTATATG attCTGAGTTTGATCGCAGATACAGTCGAAAAGTCTTGCATGATGCCATGGACCTGAATCAGCTTTTGAAAG catttctggatttggagaaaaaagaaccaaaactaACCATGTATCAGCCACCCAGaagaataaggaaaaattattctttCACAAATGAAGAAGTAAGAAAGATTGATCGGGAAAACCAAAGGTTGCTAAAAAGACTGACCGGACAGTGTGCCAAACCAAGAAGCAGCACACTGAAGAAGTCCTCTGTACCACCTCCTAAATTGTACCACAGTGCCCTCAACAGGCAAAAGGAGCAGCAAAGAATTGAAAGAGAAAACCTG GCTTTTCTGAAAAGATTAGAATCAGTGAAACCAACACCTGGTATGAGGCGTTCTGAACAACTGATGGACTATCAGCGCCAGATGAGTTATCTAAGTTCCTCACCATCTGTAA
- the CFAP97 gene encoding cilia- and flagella-associated protein 97 isoform X6, producing the protein MKRGGTSYFSMNRFEGISDSEVDHAFFDSDVEEEKKKAEENSECKEKGRTKAALAEENGKCVEKESTKAALAEENGKCVEKESTKAALAEENGKCIEKESTKAALADSDLVSNSKGAKCCERKSEEKQKDFQKDQSLEKSIDHFGNASSLSVSPVAENAGTSGVTPATSRGTQENVPAGIPKIVKEGEEDYYTDEEDSSDDGKTQKVRLKSSKQSNNTKKVSKKYTTISSSSSSSSSSSSSSSSSSSSETDCSDTDSDSCLSNSSHSSSKRNACRNALLPPKQKLKSTMKSTEGKPKLGDYLEESEDTVTDVTPLSTPDISPIQSFELAASNDKKLKVKRQDNVNQELYDSEFDRRYSRKVLHDAMDLNQLLKAFLDLEKKEPKLTMYQPPRRIRKNYSFTNEEVRKIDRENQRLLKRLTGQCAKPRSSTLKKSSVPPPKLYHSALNRQKEQQRIERENLEQSVSLADRGRC; encoded by the exons GTGGCACTTCATATTTCAGTATGAATCGATTTGAAGGTATATCAGACAGTGAAGTGGATCATGCTTTCTTTGACAGTGATgttgaagaggagaaaaagaaggctgaagaaaacagtgaatgtaaagagaaaggaagaacaaaagcagCTCTTGCTGAAGAAAATGGTAAATGTGTAGAGAAAGAAAGTACAAAAGCAGCTCTTGCTGAAGAAAATGGTAAATGTGTAGAGAAAGAAAGTACAAAAGCAGCTCTTGCTGAAGAAAATGGTAAATGTATAGAGAAAGAAAGTACAAAAGCAGCTCTTGCAGACTCTGATTTAGTTTCTAATTCAAAGGGTGCAAAGTGTtgtgagaggaaaagtgaagaaaagcagaaagatttcCAGAAGGATCAGTCTTTAGAAAAGAGCATAGATCATTTTGGTAATGCTTCATCTTTGTCAGTTTCTCCAGTTGCAGAGAATGCAGGTACATCTGGAGTGACACCTGCAACAAGTAGAGGAACACAGGAAAATGTTCCTGCTGGAATCCCCAAAATAGTTAAAGAAGGTGAAGAAGATTATTATACAGATGAAGAAGATAGTAGTGACGATGGCAAAACCCAGAAGGTTAGACTAAAGTCATCTAAGCAGtcaaacaacacaaaaaaggTTAGCAAAAAATACACTACTATCagctcctcctcttcttcttcgtcctcctcctcatcttcctcatcttcatcctcaagCTCAGAAACTGATTGTTCTGATACAGATTCTGATAGCTGTTTATCAAATTCATCTCATTCTTCCTCAAAGAGGAATGCTTGTAGGAATGCTCTTCTGCCTCCAAAACAAAAATTGAAGTCAACAATGAAATcaacagaaggaaaaccaaaacttGGTGACTATTTGGAGGAGTCTGAAGACACAGTGACTGATGTAACACCTTTGTCAACTCCAGACATCAGTCCTATCCAGTCTTTTGAACTTGCAGCATCAAATGATAAGAAACTGAAAGTAAAAAGACAAGATAACGTGAACCAAGAATTATATG attCTGAGTTTGATCGCAGATACAGTCGAAAAGTCTTGCATGATGCCATGGACCTGAATCAGCTTTTGAAAG catttctggatttggagaaaaaagaaccaaaactaACCATGTATCAGCCACCCAGaagaataaggaaaaattattctttCACAAATGAAGAAGTAAGAAAGATTGATCGGGAAAACCAAAGGTTGCTAAAAAGACTGACCGGACAGTGTGCCAAACCAAGAAGCAGCACACTGAAGAAGTCCTCTGTACCACCTCCTAAATTGTACCACAGTGCCCTCAACAGGCAAAAGGAGCAGCAAAGAATTGAAAGAGAAAACCTG GAGCAGAGTGTGTCTCTTGCCGATAGAGGACGCTGCTGA
- the CFAP97 gene encoding cilia- and flagella-associated protein 97 isoform X3, which yields MKRGGTSYFSMNRFEGISDSEVDHAFFDSDVEEEKKKAEENSECKEKGRTKAALAEENGKCVEKESTKAALAEENGKCVEKESTKAALAEENGKCIEKESTKAALADSDLVSNSKGAKCCERKSEEKQKDFQKDQSLEKSIDHFGNASSLSVSPVAENAGTSGVTPATSRGTQENVPAGIPKIVKEGEEDYYTDEEDSSDDGKTQKVRLKSSKQSNNTKKVSKKYTTISSSSSSSSSSSSSSSSSSSSETDCSDTDSDSCLSNSSHSSSKRNACRNALLPPKQKLKSTMKSTEGKPKLGDYLEESEDTVTDVTPLSTPDISPIQSFELAASNDKKLKVKRQDNVNQELYDSEFDRRYSRKVLHDAMDLNQLLKAFLDLEKKEPKLTMYQPPRRIRKNYSFTNEEVRKIDRENQRLLKRLTGQCAKPRSSTLKKSSVPPPKLYHSALNRQKEQQRIERENLAFLKRLESVKPTPGMRRSEQLMDYQRQMSYLSSSPSVRRGKSAFSQLSPTTA from the exons GTGGCACTTCATATTTCAGTATGAATCGATTTGAAGGTATATCAGACAGTGAAGTGGATCATGCTTTCTTTGACAGTGATgttgaagaggagaaaaagaaggctgaagaaaacagtgaatgtaaagagaaaggaagaacaaaagcagCTCTTGCTGAAGAAAATGGTAAATGTGTAGAGAAAGAAAGTACAAAAGCAGCTCTTGCTGAAGAAAATGGTAAATGTGTAGAGAAAGAAAGTACAAAAGCAGCTCTTGCTGAAGAAAATGGTAAATGTATAGAGAAAGAAAGTACAAAAGCAGCTCTTGCAGACTCTGATTTAGTTTCTAATTCAAAGGGTGCAAAGTGTtgtgagaggaaaagtgaagaaaagcagaaagatttcCAGAAGGATCAGTCTTTAGAAAAGAGCATAGATCATTTTGGTAATGCTTCATCTTTGTCAGTTTCTCCAGTTGCAGAGAATGCAGGTACATCTGGAGTGACACCTGCAACAAGTAGAGGAACACAGGAAAATGTTCCTGCTGGAATCCCCAAAATAGTTAAAGAAGGTGAAGAAGATTATTATACAGATGAAGAAGATAGTAGTGACGATGGCAAAACCCAGAAGGTTAGACTAAAGTCATCTAAGCAGtcaaacaacacaaaaaaggTTAGCAAAAAATACACTACTATCagctcctcctcttcttcttcgtcctcctcctcatcttcctcatcttcatcctcaagCTCAGAAACTGATTGTTCTGATACAGATTCTGATAGCTGTTTATCAAATTCATCTCATTCTTCCTCAAAGAGGAATGCTTGTAGGAATGCTCTTCTGCCTCCAAAACAAAAATTGAAGTCAACAATGAAATcaacagaaggaaaaccaaaacttGGTGACTATTTGGAGGAGTCTGAAGACACAGTGACTGATGTAACACCTTTGTCAACTCCAGACATCAGTCCTATCCAGTCTTTTGAACTTGCAGCATCAAATGATAAGAAACTGAAAGTAAAAAGACAAGATAACGTGAACCAAGAATTATATG attCTGAGTTTGATCGCAGATACAGTCGAAAAGTCTTGCATGATGCCATGGACCTGAATCAGCTTTTGAAAG catttctggatttggagaaaaaagaaccaaaactaACCATGTATCAGCCACCCAGaagaataaggaaaaattattctttCACAAATGAAGAAGTAAGAAAGATTGATCGGGAAAACCAAAGGTTGCTAAAAAGACTGACCGGACAGTGTGCCAAACCAAGAAGCAGCACACTGAAGAAGTCCTCTGTACCACCTCCTAAATTGTACCACAGTGCCCTCAACAGGCAAAAGGAGCAGCAAAGAATTGAAAGAGAAAACCTG GCTTTTCTGAAAAGATTAGAATCAGTGAAACCAACACCTGGTATGAGGCGTTCTGAACAACTGATGGACTATCAGCGCCAGATGAGTTATCTAAGTTCCTCACCATCTGTAA